A window from Aerococcus sp. Group 1 encodes these proteins:
- a CDS encoding transporter substrate-binding domain-containing protein, producing the protein MKSLKTFIIVLAGLFLAACGNNQGGSESGAKTVTVAVENASKPLSFTDEKGNLTGYEVELIQALDEAMPEYNINIESVDSEAAQVGLETGQYDFIGGGLYKNPEREAMYLFPERHTGASVIEIYKRADDDSIQSLDDLTDRKVHPVTPNGGIFNLLTAYNEAHPDNQIDIQLGESGSFAERFQAVDKGESDAVVMPSNLGADQIIEELGLNVNTADQPVQVKATYFMIAPDREDLKEALDKAIQQLADEGKLQELSEKWYGKNIFDYEISEEN; encoded by the coding sequence ATGAAATCATTAAAGACTTTTATCATTGTACTAGCAGGCCTCTTTTTAGCAGCCTGCGGGAATAACCAAGGCGGATCCGAATCCGGAGCCAAAACCGTGACTGTTGCGGTTGAAAATGCGTCAAAGCCCTTATCTTTTACCGATGAAAAGGGGAATTTAACCGGCTATGAAGTTGAGCTGATCCAAGCCTTAGATGAAGCGATGCCGGAATATAATATTAATATTGAAAGTGTTGACTCTGAAGCTGCTCAGGTAGGTTTGGAAACGGGACAATATGATTTTATCGGTGGGGGACTCTATAAGAACCCTGAACGTGAAGCCATGTACCTCTTCCCAGAAAGACATACCGGAGCCAGCGTTATCGAAATTTACAAACGCGCTGATGATGACTCCATTCAAAGTTTAGATGATTTAACCGATAGGAAAGTCCACCCGGTTACTCCGAATGGGGGAATCTTTAACTTATTAACCGCTTATAATGAAGCTCACCCTGACAATCAAATTGATATTCAATTGGGTGAATCTGGCTCTTTTGCGGAACGTTTCCAAGCGGTTGACAAGGGTGAATCGGACGCTGTTGTAATGCCATCCAATCTGGGTGCCGATCAAATTATCGAAGAATTAGGCTTAAATGTGAATACAGCTGACCAACCTGTTCAAGTGAAAGCTACTTACTTTATGATTGCCCCTGACCGGGAAGATTTAAAAGAAGCTCTGGATAAGGCAATCCAACAACTAGCGGATGAAGGCAAATTACAAGAACTTTCAGAAAAATGGTATGGAAAGAACATTTTCGACTATGAAATCAGTGAAGAAAATTAA
- a CDS encoding histidine phosphatase family protein, translating into MQAIHYYFIRHGETEANQNKLAGQEKVQGWTDTPLTRVGRAQMADLADHFKNIPLDLAYSSDMPRSQTSAQILLSSQPQGLIATPLKEFREIYYGGMEGQPIEVAWPESLQEMVHHMREEGIPQSQFVPNVIDGISHRDPEGLAEDFMTFWNRLESGMMQVHDEALEYRLDHMKPEINVAIISHHTPISTFLHEVLADFDLADVLDYGHYAHVSYHDGFYELIEWNMS; encoded by the coding sequence ATGCAAGCCATACATTATTACTTTATCCGCCATGGAGAGACCGAAGCCAACCAAAACAAGCTGGCTGGTCAAGAAAAAGTACAAGGCTGGACCGATACCCCCCTAACCCGGGTAGGTCGAGCACAAATGGCCGATTTAGCTGACCACTTTAAAAACATTCCTTTGGATTTAGCCTACTCTAGTGACATGCCGAGAAGTCAAACAAGTGCGCAAATCCTCTTATCGAGTCAGCCTCAAGGCCTGATAGCAACTCCCTTAAAAGAATTTCGTGAGATTTATTACGGCGGTATGGAAGGGCAGCCCATCGAAGTAGCCTGGCCCGAAAGCTTGCAGGAAATGGTCCACCACATGCGAGAAGAAGGCATCCCTCAATCACAATTTGTGCCTAATGTTATTGATGGCATTAGCCACCGTGATCCTGAAGGCTTAGCTGAAGATTTTATGACCTTTTGGAATCGCTTAGAAAGTGGGATGATGCAGGTTCATGATGAGGCTTTAGAATACCGCCTAGACCATATGAAACCCGAAATCAATGTCGCCATCATCTCCCACCATACCCCGATCTCTACCTTTCTGCACGAGGTCTTGGCTGATTTTGACTTAGCCGATGTGCTAGACTACGGTCACTATGCCCATGTTTCCTACCATGATGGTTTCTATGAATTAATCGAGTGGAATATGAGTTAA
- the murC gene encoding UDP-N-acetylmuramate--L-alanine ligase: MDKELTYHFTGIKGTGMSALARVLKGAGYQVQGSDVTDHFFTEEGLKEAGITVLPFDPDNIHEGMTVICGNAFKDDHPEVVRAKELGLTVIRYHYFLGELIKKYTSVAITGSHGKTSTTGLMSHVLGSLKTTSYLIGDGTGKGVEDGEYFVLEADEYREHFLAYEPDYAIFTNIDFDHPDFYHNIEEVFAANRKFAHQVKNKVIAYGDDPYLQKLKDEVDVWYYGIDNDDFDIVAKDIVRNTKGSHFDVWVQGKHYGNFSIHTFGQHSILNSLAVIGFCYLEGFDPEDVQEALTSFKGVKRRFNERFVEDMVIVDDYAHHPSEIKATIDAARQQYPDKAVISVFQPHTYSRTLALLDQFAEALDKSDAAFVCDIFASARETDHHQVSSQDVLDRLTVPHAALDLGDMTSLLAYKDAVILFMGAGDVPKYAKAYEAALLENGHTDKELSDDDH; the protein is encoded by the coding sequence ATGGATAAAGAATTGACCTATCATTTTACCGGAATCAAAGGCACAGGCATGAGTGCTCTCGCACGCGTTCTTAAAGGAGCTGGCTACCAGGTCCAGGGTTCTGATGTCACTGATCATTTCTTTACTGAGGAAGGGCTGAAGGAAGCGGGCATTACCGTTTTACCTTTTGATCCTGATAATATCCATGAAGGGATGACGGTGATTTGTGGGAACGCCTTTAAGGATGACCACCCTGAAGTTGTTCGGGCAAAGGAATTAGGCCTGACCGTTATCCGCTACCATTATTTCCTAGGTGAACTCATTAAGAAATATACTAGTGTTGCTATCACCGGTTCCCACGGAAAAACTTCAACCACCGGTCTCATGTCCCATGTTCTAGGTAGCTTAAAAACGACCTCCTATCTGATTGGAGACGGAACCGGTAAAGGGGTGGAAGACGGCGAATACTTTGTTTTAGAAGCCGACGAATACCGGGAACATTTCTTAGCTTATGAACCTGATTATGCCATCTTTACGAATATCGACTTCGACCATCCCGATTTTTACCATAATATTGAAGAAGTCTTTGCTGCTAACCGAAAATTTGCCCACCAAGTTAAGAATAAAGTGATTGCCTATGGAGACGATCCTTACTTACAAAAATTGAAGGATGAGGTTGACGTTTGGTATTACGGCATTGACAATGATGATTTTGATATTGTAGCCAAGGATATCGTTCGTAACACCAAGGGCTCACACTTTGATGTCTGGGTCCAAGGCAAGCATTATGGCAACTTTTCTATCCATACCTTTGGCCAACACAGCATCTTGAATAGCCTGGCAGTGATTGGTTTCTGTTATTTAGAAGGTTTTGACCCAGAGGATGTCCAAGAAGCCTTGACCAGCTTTAAGGGCGTGAAACGTCGCTTTAATGAGCGTTTTGTTGAAGATATGGTGATTGTTGATGACTATGCCCACCATCCTTCAGAAATCAAAGCGACCATTGATGCCGCCCGCCAACAATATCCAGATAAAGCTGTGATTAGTGTCTTCCAACCTCATACCTATTCGCGGACCCTGGCTCTACTGGACCAATTTGCTGAGGCTTTAGATAAGTCCGATGCGGCCTTTGTTTGTGATATTTTTGCTTCAGCACGGGAAACCGACCACCACCAAGTATCCAGCCAAGATGTTCTGGATCGTTTAACGGTTCCGCATGCGGCTCTTGATCTGGGCGATATGACCTCATTACTCGCCTATAAAGATGCGGTTATTCTCTTTATGGGGGCTGGTGATGTTCCTAAATATGCTAAGGCCTATGAAGCCGCCTTGTTAGAAAATGGGCACACAGATAAGGAGTTGTCAGATGATGACCATTAA
- a CDS encoding UTP--glucose-1-phosphate uridylyltransferase has protein sequence MTIKKAVIPAAGLGTRFLPITKATAKEMLPLMDKPVIQFIVEEVLASGIEEILIVTGRNKRSIEDHFDSNYELEQNLTEKGKEDLLEMVQSSTLHNIQFKRQHYPKGLGDAILQAKSFVGDEPFLLTLGDNIMVSDKPASKQVMEIADRYQATAILTQAVSNQEAKHYGIVDEASARSGDVYDISGLVEKPTDPDYDPAMAICGRYVLTPDIFSAIEAVGVNPQSGEIELTDALNLLAKDHPVLSTHFHGQWYEVGEPLGLIEASIQYALHHGETSQGLNDYLKQEVIPRPKAEK, from the coding sequence ATGACCATTAAGAAGGCAGTAATCCCGGCAGCAGGTTTGGGGACACGTTTTCTTCCCATTACTAAAGCCACTGCTAAAGAAATGCTTCCTTTGATGGATAAGCCAGTCATTCAATTTATTGTTGAAGAAGTGCTGGCTAGTGGGATTGAAGAAATTCTCATTGTTACTGGGCGTAACAAGCGCTCTATCGAAGACCATTTCGACTCTAATTACGAATTAGAGCAAAACCTTACTGAAAAGGGTAAGGAAGACTTATTGGAAATGGTCCAATCCAGCACCTTACATAATATCCAGTTCAAACGCCAACACTATCCTAAAGGTCTTGGCGACGCCATCCTACAAGCTAAGTCCTTTGTGGGAGATGAACCTTTTCTGTTAACCCTGGGGGACAATATTATGGTTTCTGATAAGCCCGCTTCTAAGCAGGTCATGGAAATTGCTGACCGTTACCAAGCAACAGCAATCTTAACCCAAGCAGTCTCCAACCAGGAAGCTAAGCATTATGGGATTGTTGATGAAGCCAGTGCGCGGTCGGGGGATGTCTATGATATAAGCGGTCTAGTGGAGAAACCTACAGACCCCGATTATGACCCCGCTATGGCTATCTGCGGTCGTTATGTTTTAACGCCTGATATTTTTTCAGCGATTGAAGCGGTTGGCGTTAACCCGCAATCTGGTGAAATTGAACTCACCGATGCTTTAAATTTACTGGCTAAGGACCATCCCGTTTTATCCACCCACTTCCATGGCCAATGGTATGAAGTGGGGGAACCCCTAGGACTTATTGAGGCAAGCATCCAATATGCCTTACATCACGGAGAAACCAGCCAAGGCCTCAATGATTATTTAAAGCAAGAAGTCATACCCCGCCCAAAAGCGGAAAAATAA
- a CDS encoding pyridoxamine kinase, with protein MKNILIVHDISCYGKCSSTVALPILSMMELAGTLLPTSLLSTHTGPGFEGYTYLDLSEEMAKIVDHWQSFGLKFDAVYVGYLGSIEQIDFLIDKLPQLIKAGGKIYLDPVMADQGKFYPGFDESYAQAMRKLCDIADVIMPNQTEASFIYDLPYQEGLAGYQAAKDLAALINQNSDHPTSLVLTGVGYDGGQKTGAYYYDADSKSEGLLQADFVGGHFHGTGDIFASIFVGASENGASLKDSTTLAVNTLPKILQASINNPNIQQDGLDFEKACPDLNHFVHNLKDK; from the coding sequence ATGAAGAATATTTTAATCGTCCATGATATTTCCTGCTACGGTAAGTGTTCTTCAACGGTAGCCCTCCCCATCTTATCCATGATGGAATTAGCGGGGACCTTACTACCCACCTCACTTTTGTCAACCCATACGGGGCCAGGCTTTGAAGGCTATACCTATCTGGATCTCAGTGAAGAAATGGCTAAGATTGTCGATCATTGGCAATCTTTTGGATTAAAATTTGATGCTGTCTATGTGGGATATTTGGGGAGTATTGAGCAGATTGATTTCTTAATTGACAAGCTCCCCCAATTAATTAAAGCTGGTGGAAAAATTTATTTGGATCCCGTCATGGCTGACCAGGGTAAATTTTATCCTGGCTTTGATGAATCTTATGCCCAAGCCATGCGGAAACTATGTGATATCGCTGACGTCATTATGCCTAATCAAACCGAAGCCTCCTTTATCTATGACTTGCCCTATCAAGAAGGCTTGGCAGGTTATCAGGCGGCTAAGGATTTAGCTGCCTTAATTAACCAGAATAGCGATCATCCTACTTCACTGGTCCTCACTGGGGTAGGCTATGATGGCGGCCAGAAAACGGGCGCCTATTACTATGATGCAGATAGTAAGTCTGAAGGCCTGCTTCAAGCAGATTTTGTTGGTGGTCATTTTCATGGAACGGGTGATATCTTTGCTTCGATTTTCGTCGGTGCGAGTGAAAATGGTGCTTCTTTAAAGGACAGCACAACCTTAGCAGTAAATACCCTGCCAAAGATTCTCCAAGCCTCCATTAACAATCCCAATATCCAACAAGATGGACTGGACTTTGAAAAAGCTTGCCCGGATTTGAACCATTTTGTTCATAATTTGAAAGATAAATAG
- a CDS encoding folylpolyglutamate synthase/dihydrofolate synthase family protein, translated as MDYEEFEKDLPVLERGKWTLGLDHIRDLMAVFDNPQDKLPTVHIAGTNGKGSTASMIARTLQLAGYKVGLYTSPSLVSFNERIRINGENIADGKLRAMKDYMKEKLAGTKIQCSEFELFTAMAWLIFFHEDCDIIVLEVGLGGRLDATNLVKSPLVSVITKIALDHENILGHTISEIAKEKAGIIKYYTPVVVYPYPKEAIEVLSATAERQGAPLKTIDTESIENIHPEDRQQVFTYKGENYHLNLLGKHQVLNACLAIEALAEIKRAGFNVELKQIKEALQTVSWPGRFEWVHQDPEIIIDGSHNLDGVRAMRHAVEDYFPNIPRLGITGMLRDKDVYRMLGEVVHLFDEIVTITPDSDRAMTASELTKATHMVTGLQKVNTYTAQNNEDAMAYARRWADQQEGDCLICVFGSLYLVGELRELVFESFEADQ; from the coding sequence ATGGATTATGAAGAATTTGAAAAAGATTTACCGGTCTTAGAGCGGGGCAAGTGGACCCTGGGATTAGACCATATTCGCGACCTCATGGCGGTCTTTGATAATCCCCAGGACAAATTGCCTACTGTCCATATCGCCGGCACCAATGGCAAGGGCTCAACCGCCTCAATGATAGCTAGAACTCTCCAATTAGCTGGTTATAAGGTAGGTTTGTATACCTCACCATCCTTAGTGAGTTTTAATGAGCGTATTCGGATTAACGGGGAGAATATCGCTGATGGAAAGCTGCGAGCCATGAAAGACTACATGAAGGAAAAACTTGCCGGAACTAAGATTCAATGCAGCGAGTTTGAGTTATTTACCGCCATGGCTTGGTTGATCTTTTTCCATGAAGACTGCGATATTATTGTTCTAGAAGTGGGCTTAGGTGGTCGCTTGGATGCCACCAACCTGGTAAAGAGTCCCTTAGTCAGTGTGATTACTAAGATTGCCTTAGACCATGAAAATATTCTGGGCCATACCATTTCAGAAATTGCCAAGGAAAAAGCGGGGATTATTAAGTACTACACTCCGGTCGTGGTTTACCCCTATCCGAAAGAGGCGATTGAAGTTTTAAGTGCGACTGCTGAACGTCAAGGGGCTCCTTTGAAGACGATTGATACAGAAAGTATTGAGAATATTCACCCGGAAGACCGCCAACAAGTTTTTACTTATAAGGGAGAAAATTATCACCTTAACTTATTGGGTAAACACCAAGTGCTTAATGCCTGCTTGGCGATTGAAGCTTTAGCTGAAATTAAACGAGCTGGTTTTAATGTAGAGCTCAAGCAGATAAAAGAAGCTTTACAGACAGTTTCTTGGCCAGGACGTTTTGAATGGGTTCACCAAGATCCAGAAATTATTATTGATGGCAGCCATAATTTAGATGGGGTCCGGGCCATGCGTCATGCCGTTGAGGATTATTTCCCTAATATTCCCCGCCTAGGCATTACCGGAATGCTAAGGGACAAGGATGTTTACCGGATGTTAGGAGAAGTTGTTCACTTATTTGATGAGATTGTCACCATTACTCCTGATTCAGACCGGGCCATGACCGCCAGTGAACTCACCAAGGCCACTCATATGGTTACAGGCCTCCAAAAGGTAAACACCTACACCGCTCAGAATAATGAAGATGCTATGGCCTATGCCAGACGATGGGCTGACCAACAAGAAGGCGACTGCCTCATCTGTGTCTTTGGTAGCCTCTACCTGGTTGGTGAATTAAGAGAGCTGGTCTTTGAATCCTTTGAAGCCGACCAATAA
- a CDS encoding nucleoid-associated protein, with protein sequence MIIKEAILHIYDQNINQGVMSELPLAVDSNHLFKYMNALIDKVWVTDKKKRGTFPADNEKYQQFQAAAADFILNSQALAIQWFQFIQLNSDIPAADLLWLRFSDDQGEDYLAAFKLNHNESYTHNLVYNDDNIQNDLIIHKNILPSAKQAIDEGIVVNLRSAQYDLVEKKHEIESLGEKVNYFTELYLKVPTKPSAKESIQAIKKAVEKTAHTYDEPVYQSLAKAKDILYHEMSGEEGFSNERIADYLYEDNMAKKQSYLEETQTFPFDNEMMQEVESIPTKLQRQKLKLDNGIEITIPLDLFYDPDVIELSNNPDGTISVTIKNIESIKNMF encoded by the coding sequence TTGATTATCAAAGAAGCGATCTTACATATCTATGATCAAAACATTAATCAGGGAGTCATGTCTGAACTTCCTTTAGCCGTTGATAGTAATCATTTATTTAAATACATGAATGCCTTAATTGACAAGGTCTGGGTTACGGATAAGAAGAAGCGGGGAACTTTTCCAGCAGACAACGAAAAATACCAGCAATTTCAAGCGGCTGCAGCAGACTTTATTCTCAATAGCCAAGCATTGGCTATTCAATGGTTTCAATTTATCCAATTAAACTCTGATATTCCTGCGGCCGACTTACTCTGGCTGCGTTTTTCTGATGACCAAGGCGAAGATTACCTGGCAGCTTTTAAACTTAACCACAATGAATCCTATACCCATAACTTGGTCTATAATGATGACAATATTCAAAATGACCTCATTATTCATAAAAATATCCTGCCTTCAGCTAAACAAGCCATTGATGAAGGAATAGTTGTTAATTTAAGGTCAGCCCAATATGACTTGGTCGAAAAGAAGCATGAAATTGAAAGCCTAGGGGAAAAAGTTAATTATTTTACTGAATTGTACTTAAAGGTTCCCACCAAACCCTCTGCCAAGGAAAGTATCCAAGCGATTAAGAAAGCCGTTGAAAAGACGGCTCACACTTATGATGAACCGGTATACCAATCCCTCGCCAAGGCTAAAGATATCCTCTACCATGAAATGAGTGGGGAGGAAGGTTTTTCCAATGAGCGGATTGCTGATTATCTCTATGAAGATAACATGGCTAAGAAACAATCCTATTTGGAAGAAACCCAGACTTTCCCTTTTGACAATGAAATGATGCAAGAAGTCGAAAGCATTCCTACAAAACTCCAAAGGCAAAAATTGAAACTGGATAATGGCATTGAAATCACCATCCCTCTCGACTTGTTCTACGATCCCGACGTCATTGAATTAAGCAATAACCCCGACGGAACAATCAGTGTCACCATCAAAAACATCGAATCCATAAAAAACATGTTTTAA
- the leuS gene encoding leucine--tRNA ligase translates to MAYNHKTIEKKWQKYWKDNKSFKTLEDKSLPKFYALDMFPYPSGQGLHVGHPEGYTATDIVSRMKRAQGYNVLHPMGWDAFGLPAEQYALDTGNDPAEFTQANIEVFKKQIESLGFSYDWDREIDTTDPEYYKWTQWIFTKLFEKGLAYEDEIMVNWCEALGTVLANEEVIDGLSERGNHPVVRRPMKQWVLKITAYADRLLDGLDDLDWPESIKEMQRNWIGRSEGADVTFKVADTDKEFEVFTTRPDTLYGATYCALAPEHPLIKQIVSEDQKQAVADYVEAASHKSDLERTDLAKEKTGVFTGAYAVNPLNGDKLPIWVADYVLVSYGSGAVMAVPAHDQRDYEFAKQFDLPIKAVIEGGDLEKEAYTGDEVHIHSEELDGLVKDEAIEKAIELLEAKGAGQAKTSYRLRDWVFSRQRYWGEPIPVIHWEDGTTTAVPEADLPVLLPEGKDIKPSGTGESPLANFDDWLNVYDEETGLHGKRETNTMPQWAGSSWYYIRFCDPKNNEELISQEAANYWMNVDLYIGGAEHAVLHLLYARFWNMFLYDLGVVPTEEPFQKLFNQGMILGEGHEKMSKSKGNVVNPDDIVERYGADTLRLYEMFMGPLDASIAWSEDGLAGARRFLERVWRLFVDSEDQLRDRITTIDTGELDKVYNQTVKKVTEDLEKLHFNTAISQMMVFVNEANKAESIPYDYAKGFVQLLAPIAPHLGEELWQRLTGEAGISYVPWPSYDESQLVEESIEIVVQVNGKIKERLQVASGLSQEELSQAAKDSDKVQAAIAGKDVVKVIAVPDKLVNIVVK, encoded by the coding sequence ATGGCTTATAACCACAAGACGATAGAGAAAAAATGGCAAAAATATTGGAAAGACAATAAGAGCTTTAAAACCTTAGAGGACAAGTCCTTGCCTAAGTTTTATGCATTGGATATGTTCCCCTATCCTTCTGGTCAAGGGCTCCATGTGGGGCACCCAGAAGGTTATACAGCAACCGATATTGTTTCGAGAATGAAGCGGGCCCAAGGTTATAATGTTCTCCATCCTATGGGTTGGGACGCGTTTGGTTTGCCAGCGGAACAATATGCCCTCGATACCGGTAATGACCCCGCCGAATTTACCCAAGCCAATATCGAGGTCTTCAAGAAACAAATTGAATCCCTCGGTTTTTCCTATGACTGGGACCGTGAAATTGACACCACTGATCCAGAATATTATAAGTGGACCCAATGGATCTTCACCAAACTCTTTGAAAAGGGTCTAGCCTATGAAGATGAAATCATGGTTAACTGGTGTGAAGCCTTGGGGACGGTTCTGGCTAATGAAGAAGTGATTGACGGCTTGTCTGAACGGGGCAATCATCCTGTGGTTCGGCGTCCGATGAAGCAATGGGTATTGAAGATTACCGCCTATGCTGATCGGCTTTTAGATGGTTTAGATGACTTGGATTGGCCAGAAAGCATTAAGGAAATGCAACGGAACTGGATTGGTCGTTCTGAAGGGGCCGATGTGACCTTTAAGGTGGCTGATACTGACAAAGAGTTTGAAGTCTTTACCACTCGTCCTGATACCCTTTACGGAGCTACCTACTGTGCCTTAGCCCCAGAACACCCACTGATCAAACAAATTGTCAGCGAAGATCAAAAGCAAGCGGTGGCTGACTATGTTGAAGCTGCCAGCCATAAGTCTGACTTAGAACGTACCGATCTCGCTAAGGAGAAGACTGGGGTATTTACTGGGGCTTATGCGGTTAACCCACTCAACGGGGACAAGCTCCCTATCTGGGTGGCTGACTATGTCTTGGTTTCTTATGGGAGCGGTGCCGTTATGGCTGTTCCTGCCCATGACCAAAGGGACTACGAATTTGCTAAGCAATTTGACCTTCCAATTAAAGCCGTTATCGAAGGCGGCGACCTGGAAAAAGAAGCCTACACTGGCGATGAGGTCCACATTCATTCAGAAGAATTGGATGGCCTGGTTAAGGATGAAGCCATTGAAAAGGCTATTGAACTCTTAGAGGCTAAGGGAGCTGGCCAAGCCAAGACCTCCTACCGTCTCCGCGACTGGGTTTTCTCTCGCCAACGCTACTGGGGGGAACCTATTCCTGTCATCCATTGGGAAGATGGGACCACTACAGCCGTTCCTGAAGCAGACTTACCAGTGCTCTTACCTGAGGGCAAAGATATTAAACCTTCTGGTACCGGAGAATCTCCTCTGGCTAACTTTGATGATTGGCTCAATGTCTATGATGAAGAAACAGGTCTCCACGGTAAACGTGAAACCAATACTATGCCACAATGGGCAGGATCCAGCTGGTACTATATTCGCTTCTGTGATCCTAAGAATAATGAAGAACTCATTAGCCAAGAAGCCGCTAACTATTGGATGAATGTTGACTTATATATCGGTGGGGCAGAACACGCCGTGCTTCACCTCCTCTACGCCCGTTTTTGGAATATGTTCCTCTATGATTTAGGTGTTGTTCCCACAGAAGAGCCTTTCCAAAAACTCTTTAACCAAGGAATGATTCTTGGCGAAGGTCACGAAAAGATGTCTAAATCAAAGGGCAATGTGGTCAACCCTGATGACATTGTTGAACGTTACGGGGCAGACACCTTACGTTTGTATGAGATGTTTATGGGACCTCTGGATGCCTCAATTGCCTGGAGTGAAGATGGCTTAGCGGGGGCTAGACGCTTCCTAGAAAGAGTCTGGCGTCTATTTGTGGATAGCGAAGACCAATTACGGGACCGCATCACTACTATCGATACCGGTGAATTAGATAAAGTCTATAACCAAACTGTCAAGAAAGTCACTGAAGACCTGGAAAAATTACACTTTAATACAGCTATTTCGCAAATGATGGTCTTTGTTAATGAAGCGAATAAGGCTGAAAGTATTCCTTACGATTATGCCAAGGGCTTTGTCCAATTACTGGCTCCAATTGCTCCTCACTTGGGAGAAGAATTGTGGCAACGTCTAACTGGTGAAGCTGGAATTTCATATGTGCCATGGCCAAGTTACGACGAAAGCCAATTGGTCGAAGAAAGTATCGAAATTGTTGTTCAAGTGAACGGTAAGATCAAGGAACGTCTCCAAGTGGCTAGTGGCCTTAGCCAAGAGGAATTGAGTCAAGCAGCCAAAGACTCTGACAAGGTCCAAGCTGCCATTGCTGGTAAGGACGTTGTGAAGGTGATTGCTGTTCCAGATAAATTGGTTAATATTGTGGTCAAATAG
- a CDS encoding amino acid ABC transporter ATP-binding protein — protein MLRLENIHKTFADKEVLKGIDLTVNDGEVVAIIGPSGTGKTTLLRTINFLDPADYGNIQLNDLTVAAGQATKQEITEIRRRTAMVFQNYSLFKNKTVLENVTEGLMTVQGKSAEAAEKIAKAELGQVGMLDHLDKYPSQLSGGQAQRVGIARAVALKPEILLLDEPTSSLDPERSAELLKILQEIARTGVTMLITTHEMDFAKYVSSQVVFMENGEIVESGSPQQIFSAAKEARTRDFVNKIQHPFLAESEENN, from the coding sequence TTGCTGCGCCTAGAGAACATTCACAAAACTTTCGCTGATAAGGAAGTTTTAAAGGGGATCGACCTAACCGTCAATGACGGGGAAGTGGTTGCTATCATTGGTCCCAGTGGTACCGGGAAAACTACCTTATTAAGAACCATTAATTTCCTCGATCCCGCTGACTATGGAAATATCCAGCTTAATGACTTGACAGTGGCAGCTGGCCAAGCGACCAAGCAAGAAATTACTGAAATCCGCCGGCGAACGGCTATGGTTTTTCAAAATTATAGTCTCTTTAAAAATAAAACCGTTTTAGAGAACGTGACAGAAGGTTTAATGACCGTACAAGGCAAGAGTGCTGAAGCGGCTGAAAAAATCGCCAAAGCGGAATTAGGCCAGGTGGGCATGTTGGATCATTTAGACAAGTATCCCAGCCAGTTATCTGGTGGCCAGGCCCAGCGCGTAGGGATTGCTCGGGCAGTGGCCTTAAAACCAGAAATTTTACTTTTAGATGAACCAACCTCGTCATTGGACCCAGAACGGTCAGCAGAATTGCTGAAGATTCTACAAGAGATTGCCCGAACCGGTGTTACTATGTTGATTACTACCCATGAAATGGATTTTGCTAAATATGTTTCTTCCCAGGTCGTTTTTATGGAAAATGGGGAAATCGTTGAATCGGGAAGTCCCCAACAGATTTTTTCAGCAGCTAAGGAAGCCCGGACGCGAGACTTCGTCAATAAAATCCAGCATCCCTTTTTAGCAGAAAGTGAGGAGAATAACTAA